Genomic window (Oryza sativa Japonica Group chromosome 3, ASM3414082v1):
CGAGTAGATTGTTCTAAGGCAATCTCTCATCTCATGACTAGACTTTGACAAGTTGTATTAGTATAATCGAAGGTTAAAAAAATGCAGTATTTGTAAAATCCGAATTTACTAACTGATAAATACTCCATGAAAACAACACATGGATGCGTGTGGTTGTCGCATAGTTCCAATAGAAAAGAGAaccccaagaaaaaaaaatctttagatTCCTGTAATAGCATATGCTTTCCCATTAGGTAGAGAGAGCAAAAGAGAGAACCTTCTCCGACACTGCTCCCCGGACCCCACAGACCAGTGACCCCACCAGTCAGCGACACATTCACCAACACTCGTGGGCCCGCGTTGCGGTGAACCGTGAACGCAGCGACCCCCACTGACTATGACactgggtcccacctgtcaggcggTAACTGCTTTCCAAGTCTAAAGTCCAACCCCCGCACGGGTAGGAAaggaaagaagaggagaggagacacgCAAAAGCAAAGCAAACCACTCGCCGAACACcaactcctcgccgccgccgccgaggaggaggaggagggagcgagctTGACGCCGGCGCCATGGCGGGCGGGGGAGGtagggagcggcgcggcggggggAGGCTGCTCGTCGGGGTGCTGCTCCTGACGCTGGTGGTGTCCGGGCACTGCCTGGAGAGCACGCACCACCGCgggctgaagcggcggcggcggaagcacgAGATCCACTCGCCGATcaagacggtggtggtggtggtgatggagaATCGGAGCTTCGACCACATCCTCGGGTGGCTCAGCCGCACCCGCCCCGACATCGACGGGCTCAACGGCACGCAATCCAACCGcctcaacgcctccgacccttCCTCCCCGGAGATCTTCGTCACCGACGAGGCCGGCTACGTCGACTCCGACCCCGGCCACGGCTTCGAGGACATCCGCGAGCAGATCTTCGGCTCCGCCGACACCTCCGCCGTGCCGGCCCCCATGTCCGGCTTCGCCCAGAACGCCCGCGGGATGGGCCTCGGCATGCCGCAGAACGTCATGAGCGGGTTCAAGCCGGAGTCCGTGCCGGTCtacgccgccctcgccgacgaGTTCGCCGTGTTCGACCGGTGGTTCGCCTCCGTGCCCACCTCCACCCAGCCCAATCGCCTCTACGTCCATTCCGCGACCTCCCATGGCCTCACCTTCAATGCCCGCAAGGACCTCATCCATGGCTTCCCGCAGAAGACCATCTTCGATAGCCTCGAGGAGAACGGCTTGTCCTTTGGCATCTACTACCAGAACATCCCGGCCACGCTCTTCTACCAGAGCCTCCGCCGCCTCAAGCACCTCGTCAAGTTCCACCAGTACAGCCTCAAGTTCAAGCTTCACGCCAAGTGGGGAAAGCTGCCGAATTACGCGGTGATTGAGCAGAGGTACTTCGATTGCGAGATGTTCCCTGCAAACGATGACCACCCCTCGCACGACGTAGCGAGGGGGCAGAGGTTCGTCAAGGAGGTGTATGAGACGCTGCGAGCGAGTCCGCAGTGGAACGAGACTGCTCTGATCATCACCTATGATGAGCATGGTGGATTCTATGACCATGTGCCTACGCCGGTTGTCGGGGTTCCACAGCCTGATGGAATTGTTGGCCCTGATCCTTACTACTTCAAGTTTGATCGGCTTGGAGTGCGCGTGCCTTCTTTCCTTATCTCACCATGGATCGAGAAGCGCACTGGTAAGTACTTGTGCTGTTTGCATCTATTCCCTTTCAAGAAGTTATTCCTTGAATTTTGATGTCTATAAGTAAAGACTATTGATTAGCGAACTTGTTAAGATTAGTCTCTGTTAGTATGAATTTTACTGCAATATTCGAGGGAGAATTTGTCATTCATTCTCCACAGAAACATTCATCGAGTAACATAGGTGTGTAGGCTAGGTAATATAGACCGAGCCTTTGAGTTTCCATAGTAGATAACATTTCAAAAAGTTGCATATGAATAAAAAAGTGCAAGACATTTTTAGCTAACTTGTTCTATGTAGCAAACATGAGTTCTATGTTTGCTCTTTGCTTGTAAAGTTGTACTTGACAAACCAAGGAACTTGAACGTTGAACCACTGTAAGGCACAACTGTACAAGCAAAGAGCCAACTAGCATGTATCATGCTGTTTTATGTTGGAAGGGCCAGTTGTGCCTTACACAACCATAGAAATATTTTAATGGTGTTCTGTTTTGTATATCTCTTAGTATTAACTGGTCTTGCTTTTCATTTCTGCAGTGATCCATGAACCAAATGGGCCGCAGGACTCCTCACAATATGAGCACTCATCCATCCCTGCAACAGTAAAGAAGCTATTTAATTTACATTCTAACTTCCTGACAAAGAGGGATGCATGGGCTGGGACCTTTGAGAACTACTTCAAAATCCGGAAAACACCCAGAACTGATTGTCCAGGTATATAGTTTTGTGTTCATTATGTTATTATTAGAAGATATATGTACTCTACTACACCAATGCCATTTTGTTGACGCTGACAATTATTTAGGGAAAGTATCACAAAGTTCAGATATTGTAGAGCATTCTGTTCTGGAAGCTCCCAATGCTTACAGTTGCTTATCAATGCAGAGTTTTGGAACTTAGTTAATTATTACTGAAATTGCATTGCAacctaattatatatgttattGTTTCCTAACAGAGAAACTCCCAGAGGTCACAAAGTCTCTGCAACCGTTTGGCCCTAAGGAAGATTCATCTCTGTCAGAGTTTCAAGTGGAGTTGATTCAGCTTGCTTCTCAGCTCAATGGTGACCATGTACTCAACACCTACCCAGATATTGGCAGGACTATGACTGTGGGTGAAGCAAACCGCTATGCAGAGGATGCTGTTGCTAGATTTTTGGAAGCTGGCAGGATTGCTCTAAGAGCTGGTGCAAATGAATCTGCTTTGGTCACCATGAGGCCTGCACTCACCAGCAGAGCCTCACCGTCCTCTGATTTATCATCTGAACTCTGATGGATTGTTCTCAGATTTATCCACAATTCTGCATCATGATTTGCACCGCGTCAGCTTTTGGTTGATGAGAACTCGTACAATGTGCTAAGAAAACATAGGTAGGTTGGTGTACGGCAAAGTGTGCTAGTATTATGTAATTGATAGATCTTAAACATGGCTTTGTACATAGACATCATGATACTTGATATCTCAAGCTTTTACTTCAGCTGTCCTCTGATAACGCTGAGATATCAGCTCAGAAGTATCTGATAAGATCCTACTCTGGATAAGCTGGAGAGGGAATTTGTAAACCATCGATATTCAGCTCTGTACCTGCTTATTCAGCAGTTGAACTGCACTTCTGATGAAATACTTTATGTACACCAGTTATAGTGGTATTGAAAGATTTGGCCCGTATGAATGTATGATGTTTGTACCAGTTTGCATCTGTTATTTCTAGCTTTAAACAATCTGTGCGTTAATCTGCCCAACTGTAGTACTGTACTATAGGCATAGTATGAACTGGTTGTTCAATGCTGATTTTGTCAGCTTGTCAGGTGAAAAATTACAATCCCTcccttccaaaatataagaacctaaaaTTGGATGGGACATTATTCGTAATACTGAAAAATGTCCTATTCTATCCAGATCCGTAGTATTAGGAAATGTCATATCCGGTCCTAGGTTTTTATATTTTCGGATGAATAGAGTACTATATTCCTGAAACCATATGGTAttagggcccgtttagttccccaaatttttttcccaaaaacatcacatcgaatctttggacacatgcatgaagcattaaatatagataaaaaggaaaactaattgcacagttatgggggaaatcgcgagacgaatcttttaagcctaattagtctgtgattagctataagtgctacagtaacccacatgtgctaatgacggcttaattagtctcaaaagattcgtctcgcgattttcaggcgagttctaaaattagttttttcattcgtgtccgaaaaccccttccgacatccggtcaaacattcgatgtgacatccaaaaatttccttttccccaactaaacacacccttagattCTTAATTTCAACAGTTTTAGTTGCTtgcaatttaaaaaaaaatgaacttagGACTGAACGGCATTGCTTCTTGCTCATCAAGTCACCAGCCAAACATAACAAAAACGTGGGATGGAAAACCAAGCAAAATCTCAATTGCACCTTGGCTCCAGTTGTACAACTCCAGTACATCCCTGATGAACACAATGTCGAGGGAAAATAAAAGATGACACTTGCAGGCTCTGCTGCCAAATGTTTCTGTTCTGGCAGTCGGAAGAGACATTGGCTGGGCTGGAAGAGGAGTTTTGCAttgttcaaaaagaaaaaaaaaagcatcaatTGATCAATACATGGCCAAGCGCATTTGCCTGGTTTCTAATCCATCCATAATTCTC
Coding sequences:
- the LOC4334641 gene encoding non-specific phospholipase C1, translated to MAGGGGRERRGGGRLLVGVLLLTLVVSGHCLESTHHRGLKRRRRKHEIHSPIKTVVVVVMENRSFDHILGWLSRTRPDIDGLNGTQSNRLNASDPSSPEIFVTDEAGYVDSDPGHGFEDIREQIFGSADTSAVPAPMSGFAQNARGMGLGMPQNVMSGFKPESVPVYAALADEFAVFDRWFASVPTSTQPNRLYVHSATSHGLTFNARKDLIHGFPQKTIFDSLEENGLSFGIYYQNIPATLFYQSLRRLKHLVKFHQYSLKFKLHAKWGKLPNYAVIEQRYFDCEMFPANDDHPSHDVARGQRFVKEVYETLRASPQWNETALIITYDEHGGFYDHVPTPVVGVPQPDGIVGPDPYYFKFDRLGVRVPSFLISPWIEKRTVIHEPNGPQDSSQYEHSSIPATVKKLFNLHSNFLTKRDAWAGTFENYFKIRKTPRTDCPEKLPEVTKSLQPFGPKEDSSLSEFQVELIQLASQLNGDHVLNTYPDIGRTMTVGEANRYAEDAVARFLEAGRIALRAGANESALVTMRPALTSRASPSSDLSSEL